The following DNA comes from Saccharomyces cerevisiae S288C chromosome XIII, complete sequence.
CCCGGTGGCAAATCAGAGATTGATCTACTCGGGTAAGATTTTAAAGGACGACCAAACCGTGGAGTCATACCACATTCAAGACGGTCACAGCGTCCATCTGGTCAAGTCACAACCCAAACCACAAACCGCCAGTGCCGCTGGCGCAAATAACGCCACCGCCACCGGTGCAGCAGCTGGCACTGGCGCCACCCCGAACATGTCGTCAGGTCAAAGTGCAGGCTTCAATCCGCTGGCCGACTTGACCAGTGCCAGATACGCTGGATATTTGAATATGCCATCTGCAGACATGTTTGGCCCGGACGGTGGTGCATTAAACAACGACTCGAATAACCAAGACGAGCTGTTGAGGATGATGGAAAACCCCATCTTCCAATCGCAAATGAACGAGATGTTGAGTAACCCTCAGATGTTGGACTTTATGATCCAGTCCAACCCGCAATTGCAGGCCATGGGTCCACAAGCCAGGCAAATGCTACAAAGTCCCATGTTTAGACAGATGCTCACCAATCCTGATATGATTAGACAGAGCATGCAATTCGCAAGAATGATGGACCCTAATGCCGGTATGGGCTCTGCAGGTGGGGCTGCCTCTGCCTTCCCCGCTCCTGGTGGCGATGCTCCAGAGGAAGGCTCCAACACGAACACTACTTCCTCATCCAACACAGGGAACAACGCAGGGACTAATGCAGGTACCAACGCAGGCGCTAACACAGCTGCAAACCCATTTGCGTCTCTTCTGAACCCTGCATTAAACCCCTTTGCTAACGCGGGAAACGCTGCATCCACCGGGATGCCCGCCTTCGATCCTGCATTGCTAGCGTCTATGTTCCAACCCCCTGTACAAGCATCTCAAGCAGAAGACACCAGACCACCGGAAGAACGCTATGAACATCAATTAAGACAACTAAACGACATGGGCTTCTTCGATTTCGATAGAAACGTCGCAGCCCTCAGGAGAAGCGGTGGCTCCGTCCAAGGCGCTCTTGATTCACTACTGAACGGCGATGTTTAAATAAACGTCTAGATGCCGCAACCTATATACTTTTACCCTACTCTATCGGCATATATTTAATCTACGTATTACATGTATccatcaataatatcatCATAATATCTGGACACTTTTGGAAGACGCGCCCTTgcgaaagaaaaaaaaaaattttcgttTCACACCTACAGTAATAAACACATAATAACAACGAGCTAATCATCCCAATCAATCACCCCTTCCCCCTTTAATTAGCAGCCAGGGTACTGTATTTAGTCATATAGCGGTACTTGCATTGACCGCGAACGTGTAAACACAAGCAAAGCAGATTATGACCACACAAATAAGGTCTCCCCAAGGCTTGCCGTATCCGATTCAGATCGATAAACTCATTCCAAGCGTAGGTTCGTACCTTCATGAGGGTGATAGGTTGCTTGTCTATAAGTTCTGGTATTTGGTGGAAAGGGCCTCAGACACTGGTGACGATGATAACGAGCACGATGTTTCCCCCGGCGGCAGCGCCGGAAGTAATGGTGTCTCTCCGCCAACCAAACAACTGCGTGAATCCATAGAATTCTTCGAAAGTCCCTACGAGGGGGACTTGATTAGTTGGAATGTAGACGTAGGAGATGAAGTAGCCACTGCTAACCAAGTGATTTGCGAAATAAAAAGGCCATGTAACCATGACATCGTGTATGGCGGGCTATGTACTCAATGCGGGAAAGAAGTTTCTGCAGATGCCTTCGATGGTGTACCACTAGACGTTGTCGGGGACGTGGATTTACAGATTAGCGAGACAGAAGCCATTAGAACAGGCAAGGCATTGAAGGAGCATTTGCGACGGGATAAGAAACTTATCTTAGTGGTGGATTTAGATCAAACCATCATCCATTGTGGCGTGGACCCTACGATTGCAGAGTGGAAGAACGACCCCAATAATCcgaattttgaaacattAAGAGACGTCAAGAGCTTTACGTTGGATGAGGAGTTAGTACTCCCACTTATGTACATGAATGACGATGGTTCTATGCTGAGACCGCCTCCCGTAAGAAAATGTTGGTACTACGTGAAGGTAAGGCCCGGTTTAAAGGAATTTTTCGCTAAAGTGGCGCCTCTTTTTGAAATGCATATCTACACAATGGCTACAAGGGCTTATGCCTTGCAAATTGCCAAAATCGTGGACCCTACGGGCGAATTGTTTGGCGATAGAATTCTGTCGCGTGATGAAAATGGGTCTCTAACAACTAAATCATTAGCTAAACTTTTCCCCACTGACCAGTCAATGGTTGTAGTTATTGACGACAGAGGTGATGTTTGGAATTGGTGTCCAAACTTGATCAAAGTTGTTCCTTATAACTTCTTCGTTGGTGTAGGTGACATTAATTCTAATTTCTTGCCCAAACAATCTACAGGAATGCTACAACTAGGGAGGAAGACAAGACAGAAGAGCCAAGAATCTCAGGAACTGCTGACGGATATTATGgataacgaaaaaaaactacaaGAAAAGATAGATAAAGAAGTTAAACgccaagaagaaaaattgaaccaTCAACTGGCGACTGCTGAGGAGCCTCCTGCGAACGAATCCAAAGAAGAGTTGACCAAGAAACTAGAATATTCAGCATCTTTAGAAGTCCAACAACAAAATCGACCCTTGGCCAAACTACAAAAACACCTGCATGATCAAAAACTACTAGttgatgacgatgatgaactATACTACTTAATGGGTACGCTATCAAACATTCACAAAACTTATTATGATATGCTCTCACAACAAAATGAGCCAGAACCAAATCTGATGGAAATCATACCAAGTTTGAAGCAAAAAGTCTTCCAAAATTgctattttgttttttcagGATTAATACCCCTCGGGACCGATATTCAAAGGTCGGACATAGTGATATGGACGAGTACATTTGGTGCCACTTCCACTCCAGATATAGATTACCTGACGACACATTTAATCACCAAGAACCCTAGCACTTATAAAGCGCGTCTAGCGAAAAAGTTCAACCCACAGATTAAAATTGTTCACCCAGATTGGATATTTGAGTGTTTGgtaaattggaaaaaggtGGATGAAAAACCCTACACGTTAATCGTGGACAGCCCCATCTCCGACGAGGAATTACAAAACTTTCAAACAcaattacaaaaaagacaagaatATCTGGAGGAGACCCAGGAACAACAGCATATGTTGACATCACAagaaaatctaaatttattcGCTGCTGGTACTTCATGGTTAAACAATgacgacgatgaagatattCCGGACACAGCTAGCGACGACGACGAAGA
Coding sequences within:
- the DSK2 gene encoding ubiquitin domain-containing protein DSK2 (Nuclear-enriched ubiquitin-like polyubiquitin-binding protein; K48-Ub chain binding protein that also binds K63-linked chains in vitro; required for spindle pole body (SPB) duplication and for transit through the G2/M phase of the cell cycle; involved in proteolysis; interacts with the proteasome; contains an N-terminal Ub-like (UBL) and a C-terminal Ub-associated (UBA) domain; protein abundance increases in response to DNA replication stress); this translates as MSLNIHIKSGQDKWEVNVAPESTVLQFKEAINKANGIPVANQRLIYSGKILKDDQTVESYHIQDGHSVHLVKSQPKPQTASAAGANNATATGAAAGTGATPNMSSGQSAGFNPLADLTSARYAGYLNMPSADMFGPDGGALNNDSNNQDELLRMMENPIFQSQMNEMLSNPQMLDFMIQSNPQLQAMGPQARQMLQSPMFRQMLTNPDMIRQSMQFARMMDPNAGMGSAGGAASAFPAPGGDAPEEGSNTNTTSSSNTGNNAGTNAGTNAGANTAANPFASLLNPALNPFANAGNAASTGMPAFDPALLASMFQPPVQASQAEDTRPPEERYEHQLRQLNDMGFFDFDRNVAALRRSGGSVQGALDSLLNGDV
- the FCP1 gene encoding protein serine/threonine phosphatase (Carboxy-terminal domain (CTD) phosphatase; essential for dephosphorylation of the repeated C-terminal domain of the RNA polymerase II large subunit (Rpo21p); relocalizes to the cytosol in response to hypoxia), whose protein sequence is MTTQIRSPQGLPYPIQIDKLIPSVGSYLHEGDRLLVYKFWYLVERASDTGDDDNEHDVSPGGSAGSNGVSPPTKQLRESIEFFESPYEGDLISWNVDVGDEVATANQVICEIKRPCNHDIVYGGLCTQCGKEVSADAFDGVPLDVVGDVDLQISETEAIRTGKALKEHLRRDKKLILVVDLDQTIIHCGVDPTIAEWKNDPNNPNFETLRDVKSFTLDEELVLPLMYMNDDGSMLRPPPVRKCWYYVKVRPGLKEFFAKVAPLFEMHIYTMATRAYALQIAKIVDPTGELFGDRILSRDENGSLTTKSLAKLFPTDQSMVVVIDDRGDVWNWCPNLIKVVPYNFFVGVGDINSNFLPKQSTGMLQLGRKTRQKSQESQELLTDIMDNEKKLQEKIDKEVKRQEEKLNHQLATAEEPPANESKEELTKKLEYSASLEVQQQNRPLAKLQKHLHDQKLLVDDDDELYYLMGTLSNIHKTYYDMLSQQNEPEPNLMEIIPSLKQKVFQNCYFVFSGLIPLGTDIQRSDIVIWTSTFGATSTPDIDYLTTHLITKNPSTYKARLAKKFNPQIKIVHPDWIFECLVNWKKVDEKPYTLIVDSPISDEELQNFQTQLQKRQEYLEETQEQQHMLTSQENLNLFAAGTSWLNNDDDEDIPDTASDDDEDDDHDDESDDENNSEGIDRKRSIEDNHDDTSQKKTKAEPSQDGPVQHKGEGDDNEDSDSQLEEELMDMLDD